A stretch of DNA from Streptomyces xanthii:
ACTGGGACGAGTACTACGGCCCGCTCGCCGCGCGGGCCGAGGCCGCCGACCCGTCCCGCCCCGGGATGGCCGAGGCGCTGGCGGGCACGCGCGCGGAGCTGGCGATGCGGCGCGAGCACGGCGCCGAGTACGGGTACACCGGCTACGCGCTGCGCCCTGTGGACGCGTGGCCGACCCGGCCGGAGACCTCCGCGGACCGGGCGGCCGTGCACGGCGTCAACGCGGCGGCGTTCCCCACCCCCGCCGAGGCCGATCTCGTGGACGCGCTGCGCGCCGACGGGGCGGCCTGGCTGGACGGGCTCTCGTACGTCGCCGAGGCGCCGGACGGTTCCGTCGCCGCGTACGCGCTGATCACCCGCTGCACGGTGGGCGGGGCGCCGGCCGCCGCGCTGGCGCCGGTGGCCGTGCGGCCTGAGCACCAGCGCTCGGGGGCCGGGGCGGCCGTGGTCCGGGCGGTGCTCGACGCGGCCCGCGCGCGGGGTGAGCGGCTCGTGGTGGTGCTCGGGCATCCGGACTACTACCCGAGGTTCGGCTTCACGCCCGCTTCGGGGTTCGGTGTGCGGCCGTCCTTCGAGGTGCCGGACGAGGCGCTGATGGCGCTCGTCCTCGGCGGTGGCGACGATTCCGCGCCGATTCCGCGGGGCACGATCACCTACCCGGCCGCGTTCGGCGTCTGATCCGCGCCGAATGCGGTGTCCTGTCCGGCCGTCACGGCCGGGCGGGACATGCGGGGGTCTGTGTGTGCGGGCACTATTCGTCCCGTACGGCAGACTTGGGGTTCGAGGACCGAAGCGAAGGATGGGTATGCCGATCACACCTGCCACCGCGGCGCACAGTTCGTCGAACGGCACCGGAGAAGCGATCTTGCTGGAACTCGTGGACGAGGACGGCAGGACGATCGGCACCGCGGAGAAGCTCGCGGCTCATCAGCCGCCGGGGCAGCTGCACCGCGCGTTCTCCGTGTTCCTCTTCGACGAGCAGGGCCGGCTGCTGCTGCAGCAGCGCGCGCTGGGCAAGTACCACTCCCCCGGCGTGTGGTCGAACACGTGCTGCGGGCACCCGTACCCAGGCGAGGCGCCGTTCGCGGCGGCGGCCCGGCGCACCTTCGAGGAACTGGGCGTCTCGCCGTCGCTGATGGCGGAGGCCGGCACCGTGCGCTACAACCACCCGGACCCGGAGTCGGGCCTGGTGGAGCAGGAGTTCAACCACCTGTTCGTCGGCATGGTGCAGGCGCCGCTCGCCCCGGATCCGGAGGAGGTCGGGGCCACCGCGTTCGTGACCGCCGCCGAGCTGGCCGAGCGGCACGCGCGGGACCCGTTCTCGGCGTGGTTCATGACCGTGCTCGACGCGGCCCGGCCCGCGGTGCGCGAGCTGACGGGCCCGTCGGCCGGCTGGTAGCCGCGCTCAGTACCGCGCGGGCGGCTGGAGGG
This window harbors:
- a CDS encoding bifunctional class I SAM-dependent methyltransferase/N-acetyltransferase codes for the protein MTDDQTANAVRDSFFALHHGLPRQGPGSDATTCRLLSFAGPLPARPRILDLGCGPGRSALLLAAETGGEVTAVDLHEPFLDELRAAARARGLDDRVHAVAADMGDLPYPAGSFDLIWAESSAYSIGFDTALARWRPLLAPGGTLALTECEWTTDAPSLEARAFWEEHYKLRTTEENLRACTAAGYAVLGVHHQPESDWDEYYGPLAARAEAADPSRPGMAEALAGTRAELAMRREHGAEYGYTGYALRPVDAWPTRPETSADRAAVHGVNAAAFPTPAEADLVDALRADGAAWLDGLSYVAEAPDGSVAAYALITRCTVGGAPAAALAPVAVRPEHQRSGAGAAVVRAVLDAARARGERLVVVLGHPDYYPRFGFTPASGFGVRPSFEVPDEALMALVLGGGDDSAPIPRGTITYPAAFGV
- the idi gene encoding isopentenyl-diphosphate Delta-isomerase; protein product: MPITPATAAHSSSNGTGEAILLELVDEDGRTIGTAEKLAAHQPPGQLHRAFSVFLFDEQGRLLLQQRALGKYHSPGVWSNTCCGHPYPGEAPFAAAARRTFEELGVSPSLMAEAGTVRYNHPDPESGLVEQEFNHLFVGMVQAPLAPDPEEVGATAFVTAAELAERHARDPFSAWFMTVLDAARPAVRELTGPSAGW